The segment ATTCCTAACGCGGATGCCAGTACACCACTGCCGGTGTAAGGTAGGCCTAAAAGCTCTAGCGCTCCCTGTAACGTGCCATCTTCACCACCACGACCATGAAGAGCCACGAAAACAGCCGTCGGCGCCAGGCGTTCTAGCCCTACTAAACCTGCTTCTTTTGGATCGTAGCCAATAGCATCGATACCTTGACGCTTTAACGCACCAAGCACAGCAGCACCGCTTTTAAGCGACACCTCGCGTTCTGCTGAAGTACCACCGTAAACAACGACGACACGTGCCAAGGGATCATTCAGTGACATTGCTGCACTCATAGCTCTACCTTATCTAGCGATAACTTGGCATGCGCGAAACGAAGTGAAATACCACCCACATCACCAGCGCCTTGAGTAATAAAAATATCCCCGGGACGCAGAAGCTTGCTTAACAATGCAGGTAACTCCTGCTTATGCTCAACGAACAATGGATCGACTTCTCCTCGCTGACGAATAGACCCGGCAAGGGTGCGACCTTCCGCGCCTGGAATCACGGCTTCCCCAGCGCTGTAGACGTCCAGTAATACGAGCGTATCCACTTGAGAAAGCACCCGAACGAAATCTTCATAAAGATCGCGGGTGCGACTGTAGCGGTGCGGTTGGTACAGCATGACCAATCGACGTTCCGGCCAACCAGCACGAACCGCCTGGATAACCATGTCAACTTCACGGGGGTGGTGTCCGTAATCGTCTACTAACATGATATCGCCATCAGCATTAGGGGCACTGAAATGGCCATGCACTTGAAAGCGGCGCCCTACACCGGCAAAACTTGCCAGCCCACGAAGAATAGCATCGTCACTTACCCCGGCATCCGTTGCTACAACAATCGCCGCCATAGCGTTTAGCGCATTGTGGCGACCAGGCATTGCTAGCCGAATAGACAATGGAGCAGCTTCACCGGGGCGTACTGCGGTAAACGAGACGTCACCTCCTTGCTGAGTAAAGTCCACAATGCGGTAGTCGGCATCTTCATCGAAACCGTAGGTCACAAACTGGCGCTTCACCTGATCACGCAACGACCGGATATTAGCGTCATCAATGCACAGCACTGCCAGCCCGTAAAATGGCAAATTATGAAGAAACTCAATGAATGTGCTCTTTAAACGCTCAAAATCGCCACCATAAGTGGCCATGTGGTCTGCATCTATGTTTGTCACAATAGAGACCATTGGCTGAAGGTGCAGAAACGACGCATCCGACTCATCAGCCTCAGCGACTAAATAATCCCCTTCCCCCAACCGGGCATTAGCGCCAGCGCTGGTGAGCTTTCCACCAATCACAAAGGTGGGATCTAACCCGCCTTCCGCCAGCAACGTCGCAGTCAAGCTGGTTGTAGTCGTCTTGCCGTGTGTTCCTGCGACAGCAATACCATGGCGAAAGCGCATTAGCTCAGCTAGCATTTCAGCACGCCTTACTACTGGCACACGATGCTCATGGGCCCAACGAATTTCAGGATTAGTTACATCAATAGCGCTAGAGACAACGACGACATCAGCTCCCGCCACATTCTCTTCAGCATGACCGATTGCAACGTTAACACCACACTGACGAAGGCGTTCAATGACATTTGATTCCTTCATATCGCTGCCGCTGACGCTGTAGCCCTGATTAGCAAGCACCTCAGCGATCCCACACATACCTGCGCCACCGATGCCAACAAAGTGCAAACGCTTAATACGGCGCATACCCGGGCCGCTTGGGCGGACACCTGAGTGTAACGCGTTATTAATAGAATCGGTCACGCAGTCTCTCCTTGTTTTACTAACGCTAAACATCCCTTTGTAAGACGCTCAGTCGCCTCTAAGTAAGCCGTCTGACGGGCTTTAAAAGCCATATCTGACAATACGCTCGGGACTAATAGCTCATCTAAATAGTGTGTTAATCGCTCGGGGGTAAGCTCAGACTGTGTGACACAAAGTGCCGCCCCGGCTTTTACTAAAACGTCAGCATTGACCCGCTGATGATCATCAACAGCAAATGGAAACGGCACTAGCA is part of the Halomonas sp. GT genome and harbors:
- the murC gene encoding UDP-N-acetylmuramate--L-alanine ligase → MRRIKRLHFVGIGGAGMCGIAEVLANQGYSVSGSDMKESNVIERLRQCGVNVAIGHAEENVAGADVVVVSSAIDVTNPEIRWAHEHRVPVVRRAEMLAELMRFRHGIAVAGTHGKTTTTSLTATLLAEGGLDPTFVIGGKLTSAGANARLGEGDYLVAEADESDASFLHLQPMVSIVTNIDADHMATYGGDFERLKSTFIEFLHNLPFYGLAVLCIDDANIRSLRDQVKRQFVTYGFDEDADYRIVDFTQQGGDVSFTAVRPGEAAPLSIRLAMPGRHNALNAMAAIVVATDAGVSDDAILRGLASFAGVGRRFQVHGHFSAPNADGDIMLVDDYGHHPREVDMVIQAVRAGWPERRLVMLYQPHRYSRTRDLYEDFVRVLSQVDTLVLLDVYSAGEAVIPGAEGRTLAGSIRQRGEVDPLFVEHKQELPALLSKLLRPGDIFITQGAGDVGGISLRFAHAKLSLDKVEL